In Dehalococcoidia bacterium, the following are encoded in one genomic region:
- a CDS encoding ImmA/IrrE family metallo-endopeptidase: MLLHIWGEKRGRSRRNRGGTRVFHKIFAIVKSVISRYGLLPPEELAGGFNVVTLDVNTKQVRGCSMTIAGRRLIALNSSLSNQYRRGVLLHEVGHFLLHPGVNRFFLERSTFFQPGRYETEADLFALTYLLLWNRDGFEECGYDVFRFAECYGLSRRAAEVVYGEVEKNIFS, translated from the coding sequence GGAGAAGCAGGAGAAACAGGGGGGGCACGCGAGTGTTCCATAAAATATTCGCCATAGTAAAATCGGTTATCTCCCGGTATGGATTATTGCCGCCTGAAGAGTTAGCAGGTGGTTTCAATGTTGTCACCTTAGACGTAAACACAAAACAGGTGAGGGGATGTTCCATGACTATCGCGGGCAGGCGGCTCATCGCTTTGAATTCTTCGCTGTCCAATCAATATCGCAGGGGCGTGCTGCTTCATGAGGTCGGGCACTTCTTGTTGCACCCCGGCGTGAATCGTTTTTTCCTTGAACGGTCTACATTTTTCCAGCCTGGAAGGTATGAGACCGAAGCCGACCTGTTTGCCCTCACTTACCTTTTGCTTTGGAACAGGGATGGGTTTGAGGAGTGCGGTTATGACGTTTTCCGGTTCGCGGAGTGTTACGGTTTATCGCGCCGGGCGGCGGAGGTCGTTTATGGAGAGGTGGAAAAAAATATTTTTTCGTGA
- a CDS encoding glycoside hydrolase family 65 protein: protein MLLRLSSDEGWTISGDSIETARMGFWETVFTLGNGYLGSRGILEEGCEKGCAGTYFAGVYDRGAGQSYELVNAPNPVRVEICAGGRKLSVDDMEVVEHHRILDLKKAALWRRTVFKDGDKRYEYESVRFFSLSDMHAGAMAFSFRSLDGDVQVIVRHIIDGTTENAGQAVGSPIKHYAVTRAEAFEAGGEAVYLEAKTNDYGIALGIAAALDMKAARLKARAGWQNLMGKDYAGRQCAFKAGKGKKYRFDVYLSLYTSREKKQGVKEACLDELRTAGRRGFAYLFKKHVHAWENRWRHSGVEIEGDSFLQKAVRFNIYHLLAAAPPADIDVSVGAKTLSGEWYKGHVFWDTEIFVLPLFVFTQPEVAKNFLLYRYRRLPQAREGTRAQGYRGALWPWESAAGGRDETPQTWVNFDGTVIPVHTSKREHHIAGDIVYGISLYHRATADDDFMWRYGAEMVFETARFWASRVSYDRTGECYEIKGVIGPNEFQECVDNNSYTNALARWVLRYAADLYYRLQKSRPRRLDFIAKKIGLSGSEVDAWRETAERIVFLVSPDGLIEEFEGYFKKKDVTITELDKNGMPVWPAGVSLAEVKETQLVKQADVILLLQLFSGEFSPDVKKINFDYYIKRTTHKSSLSLSSHAIIALELGDEKRAYDYFIQAAKTDLVDLYGNTDLGIHAAALGGVWQIIGYGFAGIALPDGMLKVNPVLPRQWRRLALRLWFKKTLVELAVTKDTTKVFIVKTKARNPGFDIEIYGKKYFLGPGEEIIVKR from the coding sequence GTATTCACCCTGGGAAACGGCTACCTGGGGTCGAGGGGAATTCTGGAGGAGGGGTGCGAAAAAGGTTGCGCGGGCACTTACTTTGCGGGCGTATATGACCGCGGCGCAGGACAGTCTTACGAGCTTGTAAACGCGCCCAACCCGGTCCGGGTGGAGATATGTGCCGGCGGTAGAAAGCTTTCCGTGGACGATATGGAGGTTGTTGAACACCACCGCATACTGGATTTAAAAAAAGCGGCCCTGTGGAGGCGGACGGTTTTTAAAGACGGGGACAAAAGGTACGAGTACGAGTCAGTGCGCTTTTTCAGCCTTTCTGACATGCACGCGGGAGCAATGGCCTTTTCTTTCCGGTCGCTGGATGGTGACGTCCAGGTGATTGTGCGGCATATTATCGACGGGACGACGGAAAACGCGGGGCAGGCCGTCGGAAGTCCGATCAAGCATTATGCCGTGACGCGGGCGGAGGCTTTCGAAGCCGGGGGCGAAGCGGTATATTTGGAAGCGAAGACAAATGACTACGGGATTGCGCTGGGCATTGCCGCTGCTTTAGACATGAAGGCTGCCAGGCTAAAAGCGCGGGCCGGGTGGCAGAACCTTATGGGGAAGGATTATGCCGGGAGGCAGTGTGCTTTTAAGGCCGGGAAGGGAAAGAAGTACCGCTTTGACGTGTATCTTTCCCTGTATACTTCACGCGAAAAAAAGCAGGGGGTTAAGGAAGCCTGTCTTGACGAGCTAAGAACTGCCGGAAGGCGGGGGTTCGCTTACCTGTTTAAAAAGCACGTGCATGCCTGGGAAAACAGGTGGCGGCATTCCGGCGTCGAAATCGAGGGGGATAGTTTTTTGCAAAAGGCTGTCCGCTTCAATATCTACCACCTGCTGGCGGCGGCTCCTCCGGCAGACATAGATGTGAGCGTGGGAGCCAAGACCCTGTCGGGCGAGTGGTACAAGGGGCATGTTTTTTGGGATACGGAAATCTTCGTGCTTCCCCTTTTTGTGTTTACCCAGCCGGAAGTTGCGAAAAATTTCCTCCTGTACCGGTACCGCCGCCTGCCGCAAGCGCGGGAAGGGACGCGGGCGCAGGGCTACAGGGGCGCCCTGTGGCCGTGGGAATCGGCGGCCGGCGGCCGGGACGAAACGCCGCAGACGTGGGTCAATTTTGACGGTACGGTAATACCGGTGCATACTTCCAAGAGAGAGCACCACATCGCCGGCGATATAGTTTACGGCATTTCCCTTTACCACCGGGCCACCGCCGATGACGATTTCATGTGGCGGTACGGCGCCGAAATGGTTTTTGAAACCGCCCGGTTCTGGGCCTCCCGGGTTTCTTACGACCGGACCGGGGAGTGCTATGAAATCAAGGGCGTCATCGGCCCGAATGAGTTTCAGGAGTGTGTGGATAATAATTCTTATACCAATGCCCTGGCCCGGTGGGTTTTGAGGTACGCGGCCGATCTCTATTACCGCCTGCAAAAGAGCCGTCCGCGCCGGCTTGATTTTATCGCTAAAAAAATCGGGCTGAGCGGTAGTGAAGTCGACGCCTGGCGGGAGACGGCCGAAAGGATTGTCTTTCTCGTTTCACCTGACGGCCTGATTGAAGAGTTTGAGGGCTACTTTAAAAAAAAGGATGTTACCATAACTGAACTGGATAAGAACGGCATGCCGGTCTGGCCTGCCGGGGTGAGCCTGGCTGAAGTAAAAGAGACGCAACTGGTCAAACAGGCGGATGTAATCCTGCTTTTGCAGTTGTTTTCAGGTGAATTTTCGCCGGACGTAAAAAAAATAAACTTCGATTATTACATAAAAAGAACGACGCACAAGTCGAGCTTGAGTCTTTCCAGCCACGCCATAATTGCCCTTGAACTGGGCGATGAGAAAAGGGCCTATGATTATTTTATCCAGGCGGCTAAGACCGACCTGGTCGATCTGTACGGCAATACGGACCTCGGCATCCATGCGGCGGCCCTGGGCGGAGTATGGCAGATTATCGGGTACGGTTTTGCCGGTATAGCGCTGCCGGACGGCATGCTGAAAGTAAACCCGGTTTTGCCCCGGCAGTGGCGCCGGCTTGCTTTGCGGCTCTGGTTTAAAAAGACGCTTGTCGAGCTTGCTGTTACAAAAGACACGACAAAGGTGTTTATAGTGAAGACGAAAGCAAGGAATCCGGGGTTTGATATAGAAATTTATGGTAAAAAGTATTTCTTAGGGCCGGGTGAAGAAATAATCGTAAAGAGGTGA